In Haliotis asinina isolate JCU_RB_2024 chromosome 15, JCU_Hal_asi_v2, whole genome shotgun sequence, one DNA window encodes the following:
- the LOC137265493 gene encoding sulfotransferase 1B1-like isoform X3 yields MKRHRQNVTLGMNAIALIILHIIREMKGTHWTFEMISMLLAGRDETIPMWKGKMMLSVAPARDLDLAPSPRVLNTHLFYEELPRDITTLKNKIVYVLRDPRDVAVSFYHFYINNKTGVDYRGAWRDFLELFMNGEVQWGSWFEHVKNFEDVIKTNRNGQQILVMNYEDTKQNPKDSVSRLSDFLGLPRSDELCSRIADKCSFANMAVDKLQYTLLSDNRDIMYRKGVVGDWKNMFTVAQSEMFDRLLTHNMADSQLVSRYITKPSS; encoded by the exons atgaaaagacacagacaaaatgtgaCATTGGGGATGAATGCCATAGCTTTAATAATTCTACACATCATACGGGAAATGAAAG GAACACACTGGACCTTTGAAATGATCTCAATGCTTCTGGCGGGTCGGGACGAGACCATTCCTATGTGGAAAGGAAAGATGATGTTGTCAGTGGCTCCGGcacgtgaccttgaccttgcccCGTCACCCCGAGTTCTCAACACGCACCTGTTTTACGAAGAACTACCAAGagacatcaccacccttaagaACAAGATTGTGTACGTGCTGCGTGACCCCCGGGATGTTGCTGTGTCGTTCTACCACTTCTACATCAACAACAAGACGGGGGTAGACTATCGGGGAGCCTGGAGAGACTTCCTGGAGCTGTTCATGAATGGGGAAG TGCAGTGGGGGTCCTGGTTTGAGCACGTGAAGAACTTTGAGGATGTAATCAAGACAAATAGGAATGGGCAACAGATCCTGGTGATGAATTATGAGGACACAAAGCAG AACCCTAAAGACTCTGTCAGTAGACTGTCAGATTTCCTCGGGTTGCCTCGGAGTGACGAATTGTGTTCCCGGATCGCCGACAAATGCAGCTTCGCGAACATGGCAGTGGACAAGCTGCAGTACACACTACTGTCCGACAACAGAGACATAATGTATAGAAAAG GGGTGGTGGGAGACTGGAAGAACATGTTTACCGTGGCCCAGAGTGAGATGTTTGACAGGCTGCTAACACACAACATGGCGGACTCGCAGCTTGTTAGCAGATACATCACTAAACCTTCTTCTTAA
- the LOC137265493 gene encoding sulfotransferase 1B1-like isoform X1: protein MALRTDQDKGGNLHKYIDIEGKRFPLVIKEEIVRNIPNIKLREDDVIICGYPRSGTHWTFEMISMLLAGRDETIPMWKGKMMLSVAPARDLDLAPSPRVLNTHLFYEELPRDITTLKNKIVYVLRDPRDVAVSFYHFYINNKTGVDYRGAWRDFLELFMNGEVQWGSWFEHVKNFEDVIKTNRNGQQILVMNYEDTKQNPKDSVSRLSDFLGLPRSDELCSRIADKCSFANMAVDKLQYTLLSDNRDIMYRKGVVGDWKNMFTVAQSEMFDRLLTHNMADSQLVSRYITKPSS, encoded by the exons ATGGCTCTCAGGACTGACCAGGACAAGGGAGGTAATCTGCACAAATATATAGACATCGAAGGGAAAAGATTTCCACTCGTAATAAAAGAAGAAATTGTCAGAAATATCCCCAACATTAAGTTACGGGAAGATGACGTCATCATATGTGGATATCCACGTTCAG GAACACACTGGACCTTTGAAATGATCTCAATGCTTCTGGCGGGTCGGGACGAGACCATTCCTATGTGGAAAGGAAAGATGATGTTGTCAGTGGCTCCGGcacgtgaccttgaccttgcccCGTCACCCCGAGTTCTCAACACGCACCTGTTTTACGAAGAACTACCAAGagacatcaccacccttaagaACAAGATTGTGTACGTGCTGCGTGACCCCCGGGATGTTGCTGTGTCGTTCTACCACTTCTACATCAACAACAAGACGGGGGTAGACTATCGGGGAGCCTGGAGAGACTTCCTGGAGCTGTTCATGAATGGGGAAG TGCAGTGGGGGTCCTGGTTTGAGCACGTGAAGAACTTTGAGGATGTAATCAAGACAAATAGGAATGGGCAACAGATCCTGGTGATGAATTATGAGGACACAAAGCAG AACCCTAAAGACTCTGTCAGTAGACTGTCAGATTTCCTCGGGTTGCCTCGGAGTGACGAATTGTGTTCCCGGATCGCCGACAAATGCAGCTTCGCGAACATGGCAGTGGACAAGCTGCAGTACACACTACTGTCCGACAACAGAGACATAATGTATAGAAAAG GGGTGGTGGGAGACTGGAAGAACATGTTTACCGTGGCCCAGAGTGAGATGTTTGACAGGCTGCTAACACACAACATGGCGGACTCGCAGCTTGTTAGCAGATACATCACTAAACCTTCTTCTTAA
- the LOC137265493 gene encoding sulfotransferase 1B1-like isoform X2 has translation MALRTDQDKGGTHWTFEMISMLLAGRDETIPMWKGKMMLSVAPARDLDLAPSPRVLNTHLFYEELPRDITTLKNKIVYVLRDPRDVAVSFYHFYINNKTGVDYRGAWRDFLELFMNGEVQWGSWFEHVKNFEDVIKTNRNGQQILVMNYEDTKQNPKDSVSRLSDFLGLPRSDELCSRIADKCSFANMAVDKLQYTLLSDNRDIMYRKGVVGDWKNMFTVAQSEMFDRLLTHNMADSQLVSRYITKPSS, from the exons ATGGCTCTCAGGACTGACCAGGACAAGGGAG GAACACACTGGACCTTTGAAATGATCTCAATGCTTCTGGCGGGTCGGGACGAGACCATTCCTATGTGGAAAGGAAAGATGATGTTGTCAGTGGCTCCGGcacgtgaccttgaccttgcccCGTCACCCCGAGTTCTCAACACGCACCTGTTTTACGAAGAACTACCAAGagacatcaccacccttaagaACAAGATTGTGTACGTGCTGCGTGACCCCCGGGATGTTGCTGTGTCGTTCTACCACTTCTACATCAACAACAAGACGGGGGTAGACTATCGGGGAGCCTGGAGAGACTTCCTGGAGCTGTTCATGAATGGGGAAG TGCAGTGGGGGTCCTGGTTTGAGCACGTGAAGAACTTTGAGGATGTAATCAAGACAAATAGGAATGGGCAACAGATCCTGGTGATGAATTATGAGGACACAAAGCAG AACCCTAAAGACTCTGTCAGTAGACTGTCAGATTTCCTCGGGTTGCCTCGGAGTGACGAATTGTGTTCCCGGATCGCCGACAAATGCAGCTTCGCGAACATGGCAGTGGACAAGCTGCAGTACACACTACTGTCCGACAACAGAGACATAATGTATAGAAAAG GGGTGGTGGGAGACTGGAAGAACATGTTTACCGTGGCCCAGAGTGAGATGTTTGACAGGCTGCTAACACACAACATGGCGGACTCGCAGCTTGTTAGCAGATACATCACTAAACCTTCTTCTTAA
- the LOC137266387 gene encoding signal recognition particle subunit SRP72-like, with amino-acid sequence MAQQGQGGTLSALYADLNRFGQKQEYERAIKAANKILQQNPEEEEAFQCKVVSFILLDRFDEALTAIHKDKKLQLNLKFEKAYCEYRLNRTHEALTTLRSITNPDSRSKELLAQVLYRLEEYEECYDLYRDIVKNSQDDFDDERQTNLAAVVAALQMWDGVDVDDPGLEGSYEISYNSACYYIGRGDYKTAEEKLRSAEVALKNDPELAEDELEEELAIIRVQLAYVLQQLHRNTEANKLYNQVLRNKPSDIGLVAVASNNMVTLNKDQNVFDSKRKMKAATGDSLKHKLTSNQKTNIQLNQCLLHLYSNQGDLCHNLANKLMSQYPDIDTPVLIQAAQYVKDKDVKKAVACLQTYVKSHPDQCFSIQLVIAQLYLSQGAVYQACDALKTLGDITYRPGIVSALVTLYLSQEDKDAASEVLIKAVAWYKKNEPKSADLLTLTRAASNFELKNGNAEQAAKMLEDLRKSSPNDPRVLAQLISAYSQFNQAKAQQVSKDLPPVEEIAQSVDVDALEAAFSTLGPKYMKKTLKSEASPGGSGDALIKKKKRKKKKGKLPKNIDSAADLDPERWLPKRERSYYRGKRKDKRKDIGKGTQGATSGAAADMDMGKSPTGSAASSPRPGQPTSPSAGATGASGGADGPRQQKPAQANKKKRKKGNRW; translated from the exons ATGGCACAGCAAGGCCAAGGAGGAACGTTATCTGCTCTTTATGCCGATTTAAACCGATTTGGACAGAAACAAGAGTATGAAAGAGCCATTAAGGCTGCGAATAAAA TTCTTCAGCAGAATCCAGAAGAGGAAGAGGCATTTCAGTGCAAAGTGGTCAGTTTTATTCTTCTGGATCGCTTCGATGAAGCTCTGACTGCCATACACAAGGACAAGAAACTGCAGTT GAATCTGAAGTTTGAGAAAGCCTATTGCGAGTACCGCCTAAACCGCACCCATGAAGCATTGACTACCCTCCGCTCCATCACCAACCCAGACAGTCGCAGCAAGGAGCTCCTTGCACAAGTT CTGTATCGCCTTGAGGAGTATGAGGAGTGTTACGACCTCTACAGAGATATCGTCAAGAACTCGCAG GATGACTTCGATGACGAGAGACAGACCAACCTCGCTGCTGTTGTGGCAGCGCTGCAGATGTGGGACGGCGTTGATGTT GATGACCCTGGTTTGGAGGGTTCCTATGAGATCAGCTACAACAGCGCATGTTACTACATCGGCCGAGGCGATTACAAAACAGCTGAGGAGAAACTCCGCAGTGCTGAAG TTGCGTTAAAGAATGATCCCGAATTGGCAGAAGATGAACTGGAAGAGGAGCTGGCAATCATTAG AGTGCAGCTGGCATACGTGCTGCAGCAACTCCACCGAAACACCGAGGCCAACAAGTTGTATAACCAGGTCCTGAGGAACAAACCTTCTGACATTGGCCTGGTGGCAGTGGCCTCCAACAACATGGTCACTCTGAACAAG GACCAGAACGTGTTCGACTCGAAGAGGAAGATGAAGGCTGCCACAGGAGACAGTTTGAAGCACAAGCTGACGTCCAACCAGAAGACAAACATCCAGCTGAACCAGTGTCTGCTTCACTTGTACTCCAACCAG GGAGATTTGTGTCACAATCTGGCAAATAAGCTGATGTCGCAGTATCCGGACATTGACACCCCAGTGCTGATACAGGCTGCACAGTATGTCAAGGACAAGGACGTTAAGAAAGCTGTTGCTTGTCTGCAG ACGTACGTCAAGTCTCACCCAGACCAGTGCTTCAGTATTCAGCTGGTAATTGCCCAGCTGTACCTGAGTCAGGGTGCTGTGTACCAGGCGTGTGATGCCCTCAAGACTCTTGGAGACATTACCTACAGACCAGGCATA GTGTCCGCTCTGGTGACGTTGTACCTCAGTCAGGAAGACAAGGATGCTGCCTCCGAGGTCCTCATCAAGGCTGTAGCTTGGTACAAGAAAAATGAG CCCAAGTCAGCTGACCTCTTGACCTTGACCCGAGCTGCCTCCAACTTCGAACTGAAAAATGGCAATGCTGAGCAGGCAGCCAAGATGTTGGAGGATCTTCGCAA ATCAAGTCCgaatgatccacgtgtgttggCACAACTCATCTCTGCATACTCCCAGTTCAATCAGGCCAAGGCTCAACA AGTGAGCAAAGACTTGCCCCCAGTGGAGGAGATAGCCCAGAGTGTTGATGTTGATGCCTTAGAGGCAGCCTTCAGTACACTCGGACCTAAATACATGAAGAAGACACTCAAGTCTGAGGCATCCCCAGGAGG GTCGGGAGATGCTCTcataaagaagaagaagagaaagAAGAAGAAGG GTAAATTGCCAAAGAACATTGATTCCGCTGCTGACCTTGACCCTGAGCGCTGGTTGCCAAAACGCGAGAGGTCATACTACCGTGGGAAAAGGAAAGACAAGAGGAAGGACATTG GTAAAGGAACTCAGGGGGCCACATCAGGAGCTGCTGCTGACAT GGATATGGGCAAGTCCCCTACCGGCAGTGCTGCTAGTTCCCCCCGGCCTGGTCAACCGACTTCCCCCTCAGCAGGCGCCACAGGGGCTTCAGGGGGCGCTGACGGGCCCAGGCAACAGAAGCCAGCTCAGGCCAacaagaagaagaggaagaagggAAATCGATGGTAG